A single Montipora foliosa isolate CH-2021 chromosome 7, ASM3666993v2, whole genome shotgun sequence DNA region contains:
- the LOC138010756 gene encoding uncharacterized protein: MQMANSMLKIKPLKVEIIKCILRQLSRECADFSSKKSPSILRKNNTDDMRLLELKKVCDEFQERAPLFYSMLLTCAVPNGRKQTETIKWLPSVAVAGAVLLRERCMFLNAVQLMVSVLVKFSGIQALFGRMCAMRLSVSNRTLLRKLAEYGEKFDEEVLHEKVKVSDQLREKAVTEKRKNSLFMAVQSEVTTVTSLPVSSLQSNLASSQQLPLCAIQHQSEVTTGSSLLVSSLQTNVASSQQSSLHIVSRDFPCETAFSSPTIAIQSQEVSVFKTFEADQSSKAPLSNGFQFVIDNLDLRQEVKDMTSDNQNKDYHWTNMNFVMNRVSGLHLADDEPICQLSDLPNGAVLPQAKDHLNNRENYIVLVGRIITECIPALNFLKHAVQKHIHHKYSEEMAQCSSKACLGILFENENTTEGMLNILEHIHSYLPSAGALFQEILFSIFWC, translated from the exons ATGCAAATGGCTAATTCAATGTTAAAGATCAAACCTCTTAAAGTTGAGATAATAAAATGCATTCTAAGACAGCTGTCCAGGGAATGTGCAGACTTCTCTTCCAAGAAATCACCAAGTATTCTTCGCAAGAACAACACTGATGACATGAGGCTGCTTGAGCTCAAGAAAGTTTGTGATGAGTTCCAAGAAAGAGCACCACTGTTCTATTCAATGCTCTTGACCTGTGCAGTCCCAAATGGTAGAAAGCAAACTGAAACAATCAAGTGGCTTCCTAGTGTTGCAGTTGCTGGTGCTGTGCTTCTACGAGAAAGGTGTATGTTTCTTAATGCTGTTCAACTTATGGTGTCAGTGCTGGTTAAGTTCAGTGGCATCCAG GCACTTTTTGGAAGAATGTGTGCTATGAGGTTGTCAGTTTCAAATAGGACTTTACTGAGAAAGCTTGCTGAATATGGAGAAAAATTTGATGAAGAGGTGCTGCATGAGAAAGTTAAAGTTTCTGATCAACTTAGGGAGAAGGCTgtgacagaaaaaagaaaaaatagtttgTTCATGGCTGTTCAGTCTGAAGTAACCACAGTAACATCTCTGCCAGTGTCATCTCTTCAGAGCAACCTTGCCTCTTCCCAACAGTTACCCTTGTGTGCCATTCAGCATCAGTCTGAAGTAACCACAGGATCATCTCTGCTAGTGTCATCACTTCAAACCAATGTTGCCTCTTCACAACAGTCAAGCTTGCACATAGTTTCAAGAGATTTTCCTTGTGAAACAGCTTTTAGTTCACCAACCATTGCCATTCAGTCACAGGAAGTTTCTGTATTCAAAACTTTTGAAGCTGATCAATCTTCAAAAGCACCTCTTAGCAATGGATTCCAATTTGTTATAGACAACCTTGACTTGAGACAAGAAGTTAAAGATATGACAAGTGATAATCAAAACAAAGACTATCACTGGACAAATATGAACTTTGTTATGAACAGAGTCTCTGGTCTTCACCTTGCTGATGATGAGCCTATTTGCCAACTATCTGACCTACCAAATGGTGCAGTTCTGCCTCAAGCCAAAGATCATCTCAACAACAGGGAAAACTACATAGTGCTGGTGGGAAGAATCATTACAGAGTGCATTCCTGCattgaattttttgaagcatGCTGTACAGAAACACATTCATCATAAATATAGTGAGGAAATGGCGCAGTGCAGTAGCAAG gCATGTCTTGGAATTCTCTTTGAGAATGAAAATACCACTGAAGGAATGCTGAACATTTTAGAGCACATTCACAGTTACTTACCAAGTGCAGGTG CTCTGTTTCAAGAAATTCTATTCAGCATCTTCTGGTGTTGA
- the LOC138010757 gene encoding uncharacterized protein, which translates to MVDAFTGIILVMKFTRPSHFALFQLCFKKFYSASSGVDQNTLYCDRNKINRRNVKSDVTSAYSQCREMFVLAVKSRVVAAAMRVLGMKEVNDHPKQNSFPPSLENGSITAQRIYLRSVAENVVDKYVLDSSRINSFLDALLSEEEQQEIQRNQVQTPDGRYPCRIVGCNKTFKFDGRSRKKHEQSHDAGEALLRGLQVTSSTQPNRPPFSQSDDVYHYQTCLLQYGLMYLNFRDAVSEGDGSRIIRSWKFFLIYFWLSGNKSKYALEALFLLFQVHSLLTPRQAHRLMWNRSVNNRGGPGRNVPLDLDLEHDNRYVKEACKKLGRNLTSCAVKRISHSTKIARELIEKFDTETKIRARSGKHSHRSDQKDLDTLIDSLMKEDSMTETPGRKYKHFAHFTGDPMLDMDMSSLYRWITNHKRHILLNRKAR; encoded by the coding sequence ATGGTTGATGCTTTTACAGGAATTATTTTGGTTATGAAATTTACGAGGCCATCACATTTTGCTCTCTTCCAGCTCTGTTTCAAGAAATTCTATTCAGCATCTTCTGGTGTTGACCAAAACACTCTGTACTGTGACAGGAACAAGATCAACAGGAGAAATGTCAAAAGTGATGTCACAAGTGCCTACTCACAGTGCAGGGAGATGTTTGTGTTGGCTGTCAAGTCTAGAGTGGTTGCTGCTGCAATGAGAGTGTTAGGAATGAAAGAAGTGAATGACCACCCAAAGCAGAATTCCTTCCCTCCTAGTTTGGAAAATGGAAGCATAACTGCTCAAAGAATATATCTGCGATCTGTGGCAGAAAACGTTGTTGACAAATATGTTCTGGATAGTTCCAGAATAAATTCCTTTTTGGATGCCTTGCTCTCAGAAGAAGAGCAACAGGAGATACAAAGAAACCAGGTGCAAACACCAGATGGGCGGTACCCTTGTCGCATTGTTGGATGTAACAAGACTTTCAAATTTGATGGAAGAAGCAGGAAAAAACATGAACAAAGCCATGATGCAGGTGAAGCTTTGTTAAGGGGTTTGCAGGTCACATCCAGTACTCAGCCCAACAGGCCTCCATTTTCCCAAAGTGATGATGTATACCATTACCAGACATGCCTTCTACAGTATGGCCTTATGTACTTGAATTTCCGAGATGCTGTTTCAGAAGGAGATGGTTCAAGAATTATTAGAAGTTGGAAattctttttaatttatttctggcTGAGTGGCAACAAGTCCAAATATGCCTTAGAGGCATTGTTCTTACTGTTTCAGGTTCATTCCTTACTGACCCCTCGACAGGCACATCGGTTGATGTGGAACCGTTCTGTGAACAACCGGGGTGGACCTGGAAGAAATGTCCCTCTTGATTTGGACCTTGAGCATGACAACAGGTATGTGAAGGAGGCATGCAAGAAGCTAGGCAGGAACCTGACCTCATGTGCTGTGAAAAGAATTAGCCATTCCACTAAAATTGCCCGTGAGCTCATTGAAAAGTTTGACACTGAGACCAAAATCAGGGCCAGATCAGGAAAACACAGCCATAGATCAGATCAAAAGGACCTTGATACCTTGATTGACAGCCTTATGAAGGAAGACTCTATGACTGAGACACCTGGAAGAAAATACAAACATTTTGCCCATTTCACTGGAGATCCAATGCTTGATATGGACATGTCTTCCTTGTATCGATGGATTACCAATCACAAGAGGCATATTCTCCTAAACAGGAAAGCCCGATAG